In Pseudosulfitobacter pseudonitzschiae, the sequence CATGATCAATGCCAGCGTCCAGCCGCCCCCGAACACCCGCACGGAAGCCAGCAGTGCCAGCGCGGCGGTGACGTGAAACCCCAGCACCGGCAGCAACAGTGCGAAACCGGCAACAATGGCCAGCACCGCAAGAAAGGGCAGCACTGCGAAGGGGGCGGGCGACGTGTCGTCTGCCGGAGAAACCGCAAGCCGGTCGCGCACAGCGCTCAGCCCGATACCGAGCCCCGACAGGATCAGCCCGCCTGCGATTATCTTTGGAAACAGATCGGGGCCGAAAGCTACTGCTCTGATCTGCGGAAAACCCTGCGCGCCCCAGATCATCGCGATGGCGATGGCAATCAGTGCTGCCCCCGCCACCACGTCGCGCAGAAAAGTCGCCGGGCGGGCGTTTTCGCCCGGCGACGCGCCTATGTCCTTGTTACTGGGCAAGGCCGACCGCCTTGATCGTGTCGCCTAGGGCGGCGTCCTGCGCCTCCATGAAGGCTGTCAGATCGGCGGCGCTCATCG encodes:
- a CDS encoding tripartite tricarboxylate transporter TctB family protein, yielding MPSNKDIGASPGENARPATFLRDVVAGAALIAIAIAMIWGAQGFPQIRAVAFGPDLFPKIIAGGLILSGLGIGLSAVRDRLAVSPADDTSPAPFAVLPFLAVLAIVAGFALLLPVLGFHVTAALALLASVRVFGGGWTLALIMALIAPVVLHYIFYSLMRVVLPWGILQNWAW